Proteins found in one Nostoc sp. NIES-3756 genomic segment:
- a CDS encoding tetratricopeptide repeat protein has protein sequence MTYYYDSKGRYISLEKRLASSGEGEVWQTNFSGYLAKIYHFPKPEHLKKLQLMLANPPEDPTNTQNHISIAWVKDLLMDGNGNCVGFIMPAINQAKELLYVYNPQYRLKQAPGFNWYYLHTAAYNLALIISELHAKGYIVGDINPKNILVNDQGLISIIDTDSFQVSDSIEGIIYRCAVGLEGFTPPELLNKNLSSINQTRYHDRFRLAVVIHHLLFGYHPFIGKWTGYGDVPEQNELIRQGFWLYGRNTPLQLTQNIIPLKVVHPEIQKLFLKCFNDGHNSPILRPSAQDWCNALKLALSDLKTCVHIANHSYSKIYGNCYWCERTNQLGCDIFPNITNYITPAQIELQLQQQISNSNFSSVTKKIKLIIKLEQKNLIQSINKKKYAIIKAIHNYLTFIFTKKNKLIAYSISLIGILLIKIIILDVFIPFFTINWYSQQFLEPSKGKIKISNKSISLDYRSQIFYQRGIKNYRKRKYEQAINDFENVLIINYQNTNIVNKFLTKAYFERGKTKAKNGQYVTAISDYNQALSLIQKDAEIYYQRGLAYSQIKKYEFALNNYKQAIYLAPYKSEYYNTIGVTYHRIKNYTLAVESFNKAIALDSSISYFYSNRGLAFYQLKSYQTVVNDLNKAIQINPSDANYYNLRGFANFNLNSFQSAIKDFTKAIELNPEEPSFYTNRGGVYEKTGNIQSAIQDFQTAAEMFLRKGNKEEYQKRKYKITLIKSLKS, from the coding sequence ATGACTTATTACTATGATAGCAAAGGACGTTACATTTCCTTAGAAAAAAGGTTGGCTAGTAGCGGTGAAGGAGAAGTTTGGCAAACTAATTTTAGCGGATATTTAGCTAAAATTTATCATTTTCCCAAGCCAGAGCATTTAAAAAAACTACAATTAATGTTGGCCAATCCACCAGAAGATCCAACTAATACTCAAAATCATATTTCTATTGCTTGGGTGAAAGACTTGCTAATGGATGGCAATGGCAATTGTGTTGGTTTTATAATGCCTGCTATTAACCAAGCAAAAGAACTTCTATATGTTTATAACCCTCAATATCGTTTAAAGCAAGCTCCAGGCTTTAACTGGTATTACTTACATACAGCTGCATATAATCTTGCTTTAATCATCAGTGAGCTTCATGCTAAAGGCTATATTGTTGGCGATATAAATCCAAAAAATATCTTGGTAAATGATCAAGGATTGATTTCTATTATTGATACTGACTCTTTTCAAGTCAGTGACTCTATTGAGGGAATAATTTACCGTTGTGCTGTTGGTCTAGAAGGTTTTACTCCTCCTGAATTGCTGAATAAAAATTTATCTTCTATTAATCAAACTAGATACCATGACCGCTTTAGGCTAGCTGTAGTAATTCATCATTTACTATTTGGCTACCATCCATTCATAGGAAAGTGGACTGGTTATGGAGATGTGCCAGAACAGAATGAGCTTATTCGCCAAGGTTTTTGGTTATATGGACGAAACACTCCTCTACAACTTACTCAAAATATAATTCCTCTAAAGGTTGTCCACCCTGAAATTCAGAAATTATTTTTAAAATGTTTTAATGATGGGCATAATTCACCTATATTACGTCCATCTGCACAAGATTGGTGTAATGCGCTAAAATTAGCTCTTTCTGATTTGAAAACTTGTGTTCATATCGCAAATCATTCCTATAGCAAAATTTATGGTAATTGCTATTGGTGCGAACGTACAAATCAATTAGGATGTGACATTTTTCCAAATATTACTAATTATATTACACCTGCACAAATAGAATTACAATTGCAACAACAAATATCAAATTCAAATTTCTCTTCCGTTACTAAGAAGATAAAATTAATAATAAAGCTAGAACAAAAGAATCTAATTCAATCTATAAATAAAAAAAAATATGCAATTATAAAAGCTATTCATAATTATCTAACTTTTATTTTTACTAAGAAAAACAAATTAATAGCATATTCTATTTCTTTAATAGGTATTTTATTAATCAAAATTATAATTTTAGATGTTTTTATTCCTTTTTTTACAATAAATTGGTATAGTCAACAATTTTTAGAACCATCAAAGGGAAAAATAAAAATCTCTAATAAATCTATAAGTTTAGATTACAGGAGTCAAATATTTTATCAAAGAGGAATAAAAAACTACCGTAAAAGAAAATATGAACAAGCCATTAATGATTTTGAAAATGTACTTATAATTAATTATCAAAATACAAATATAGTTAATAAATTTCTTACTAAAGCGTACTTTGAAAGAGGCAAAACAAAAGCTAAAAATGGTCAATATGTTACAGCTATTAGTGACTATAATCAAGCACTTAGCTTAATTCAGAAGGATGCAGAAATTTATTACCAAAGAGGACTGGCTTATAGCCAAATTAAAAAATATGAATTTGCACTTAATAATTATAAACAAGCAATTTATTTAGCTCCTTATAAATCAGAATATTATAATACAATAGGAGTTACTTATCATCGCATAAAAAATTATACATTAGCAGTTGAAAGCTTTAATAAAGCTATTGCCCTTGATTCTAGTATTTCATATTTTTATAGTAATCGAGGTCTTGCTTTTTATCAACTTAAAAGCTATCAAACTGTAGTTAATGATCTTAATAAAGCTATACAAATAAATCCCAGCGATGCTAACTACTATAATCTTCGGGGATTTGCCAACTTTAATTTAAATAGTTTTCAGTCGGCAATCAAAGATTTTACTAAAGCTATAGAACTTAATCCTGAAGAACCTAGTTTTTATACTAATCGAGGTGGAGTTTATGAAAAAACAGGAAATATACAATCAGCAATTCAAGATTTTCAGACAGCAGCAGAGATGTTTTTACGGAAAGGCAATAAGGAAGAGTATCAAAAAAG
- a CDS encoding PP2C family serine/threonine-protein phosphatase — protein sequence MWKPIASSVPGASHIKYGKLCQDYSNFCTVEDVIIGAVADGAGSAKYSQIGAELSVQTTLLYLKTWIEEYNEKNLQHAISKELAKEIFYGVYFKVKENLKEKAEYEKYTIHELACTLLAFIATPYWIAAMQIGDGFIVIRPISSNYKLLFKPDKGEYVNETNFVTSQNAQLEMKIDVISNKIKFICASTDGLERLAINLQNWEPFKGFFKPFEDGVAIAENLVQEKKDVEKLLISEYFNDHSDDDKTLLLCYYEELISEKTDTSKPYVKSNFSQQEIDKEIPGDFITVSFISHVFAGCLFRLFSKQQGILVLIFLVIILISLVLISLITFNKVLRWFFKKNISRYKILHPSLEGKTLKKRLKNIYQIREVIAWTFGTALFGFCLGCFTAELLSYH from the coding sequence GTGTGGAAACCTATTGCAAGCTCTGTACCAGGAGCTAGTCATATTAAATATGGAAAGCTATGTCAAGATTATAGTAACTTTTGCACTGTTGAAGATGTAATTATAGGTGCAGTAGCAGATGGTGCAGGTAGTGCTAAATACTCTCAAATTGGTGCTGAATTATCAGTACAAACTACCCTTTTATATTTAAAAACATGGATTGAAGAATATAACGAAAAAAATTTACAACATGCAATATCTAAAGAATTGGCTAAGGAAATTTTTTATGGAGTCTACTTTAAAGTTAAGGAAAATTTAAAGGAAAAAGCAGAGTATGAAAAATATACAATACATGAATTAGCTTGTACTCTGTTAGCATTTATTGCCACTCCTTATTGGATTGCTGCAATGCAGATTGGTGATGGTTTTATTGTAATACGCCCTATAAGTTCAAATTATAAATTATTATTTAAACCTGATAAAGGAGAATACGTAAATGAAACAAATTTTGTGACATCTCAAAATGCACAGCTTGAGATGAAAATAGATGTAATATCAAATAAGATAAAATTTATTTGTGCTTCAACAGACGGTTTAGAACGACTAGCAATCAACCTGCAAAATTGGGAACCTTTTAAAGGTTTTTTTAAACCTTTTGAAGATGGTGTAGCAATAGCTGAAAATCTTGTTCAAGAAAAAAAAGATGTTGAAAAATTGTTAATATCAGAATATTTTAATGATCATAGCGATGATGATAAAACCTTACTATTATGTTATTATGAAGAACTGATTTCGGAAAAAACTGATACATCTAAACCCTATGTAAAATCCAATTTTAGTCAACAAGAAATAGATAAAGAAATTCCTGGAGATTTTATAACTGTTAGTTTTATATCTCATGTATTTGCTGGCTGTTTATTTCGCCTTTTTTCAAAACAGCAAGGTATTTTAGTTTTAATTTTTTTGGTAATTATATTAATATCTCTTGTTTTAATCTCTTTAATTACTTTTAACAAAGTACTACGATGGTTTTTTAAAAAAAATATAAGTAGGTACAAGATTTTACATCCATCTTTAGAAGGTAAGACTTTAAAAAAAAGATTAAAAAATATATATCAAATTAGAGAAGTTATAGCGTGGACTTTTGGTACGGCTCTGTTTGGCTTTTGTTTAGGTTGTTTCACTGCTGAGTTACTGTCATATCATTAA
- a CDS encoding vWA domain-containing protein translates to MPVGKPEFVFNPEPRCPVILLLDSSGSMDGQAIQELNKGIFTFKECVKEDGLASLRVEVAIISFGGSVSLVQSFVTIDQFMPPLLEASGATPMGEAIEYGLDLLEERKEIYRDSGIQYYRPWVWLITDGAPTDNWKNTAQRVRNADINRKICFFAVGVKGADMNILNQIATPERPPLLLNGLDFKNMFVWLSQSIRQVSNSKPGSGMVSLPPVGWCQAHV, encoded by the coding sequence ATGCCTGTAGGAAAACCAGAATTTGTTTTCAACCCCGAACCACGATGCCCTGTGATATTATTACTTGACTCTTCTGGTTCAATGGATGGCCAAGCAATTCAAGAGTTAAACAAAGGGATTTTTACATTTAAAGAATGTGTAAAAGAAGACGGGTTAGCCTCTTTGAGAGTAGAAGTTGCTATCATTAGTTTTGGCGGTTCAGTAAGTTTGGTTCAAAGTTTTGTAACTATTGATCAATTTATGCCACCTCTGCTAGAAGCTTCTGGTGCAACTCCTATGGGAGAAGCAATTGAGTATGGTTTGGATTTGTTAGAAGAGCGTAAAGAAATTTATAGGGATAGCGGTATTCAATATTATCGCCCTTGGGTATGGCTGATTACTGATGGCGCACCAACTGATAATTGGAAAAATACCGCACAACGTGTTAGGAATGCGGATATAAATCGTAAAATTTGTTTCTTTGCCGTTGGTGTTAAAGGCGCAGATATGAATATTCTTAACCAAATTGCGACACCTGAGCGTCCTCCATTATTGTTGAATGGGCTGGATTTTAAAAATATGTTTGTCTGGCTAAGTCAATCAATAAGACAAGTTTCTAATAGTAAGCCGGGAAGTGGAATGGTATCTCTTCCTCCTGTGGGTTGGTGTCAAGCACATGTTTAA